A single region of the Brachypodium distachyon strain Bd21 chromosome 3, Brachypodium_distachyon_v3.0, whole genome shotgun sequence genome encodes:
- the LOC100846225 gene encoding auxin-responsive protein SAUR71, with amino-acid sequence MGKGGMSKLKCMIRRWHSSSRISRAPSSPGEGEDGRGARSFHGADEVPKGLHPVYVGKSRRRYLIAEELVGHPLFQNLVDRSGGGGGGEATVVGCEVVLFEHLLWMLENADPQPESLDELLEYYAC; translated from the coding sequence ATGGGGAAGGGCGGGATGAGCAAGCTCAAGTGCATGATCAGGAGGTGGCACTCGTCGAGCCGCATCTCCCGCGCGCCGTCTTCTCCCGGCGAAGGCGAAGACGGCCGGGGGGCGCGGTCGTTCCACGGCGCGGACGAGGTTCCCAAGGGCCTGCACCCGGTGTACGTGGGCAAGTCGCGGCGCCGGTACCTCATCGCGGAGGAGCTGGTGGGCCACCCGCTGTTCCAGAACCTCGTGGAccgctccggcggcggcggcggcggggaggccaCCGTCGTGGGCTGCGAGGTCGTGCTGTTCGAGCACCTGCTCTGGATGCTGGAGAACGCCGACCCGCAGCCGGAATCCCTCGACGAGCTCCTCGAGTACTACGCCTGCTGA
- the LOC100823179 gene encoding uncharacterized protein LOC100823179 isoform X1 has protein sequence MAGHGEKSGGGGGLYAVLGVASDCSASELRSAYKKLAMKWHPDKCADAGSSGGGSEAAKARFQKIQGAYAVLSDPNKRILYDVGAYDSDGDDDGAGEILGDILEAMNQTVPHENGEGDSLEELQTQFEELFLRPDAYARPSKPSSSSFSSGQDDACKSSKRVAGSRKQ, from the exons ATGGCCGGCCATGGAgagaagagcggcggcggcggcggcctctaCGCCGTGCTCGGCGTCGCCAGCGACTGCTCCGCCTCCGAGCTGCGCAGCGCCTACAAAAAGCTCGCCATG AAATGGCACCCGGACAAGTGTGCGGATGCGGGCTCCTCCGGCGGGGGCTCGGAGGCGGCCAAGGCGCGGTTCCAGAAGATCCAGGGAGCATATGCAG TTCTCTCGGACCCCAACAAGCGCATCCTTTATGACGTCGGTGCCTACGACAGCGACGGCGACGATGAC GGTGCAGGCGAAATTCTCGGAGACATCCTCGAGGCGATGAACCAGACGGTCCCACAC GAGAACGGGGAAGGAGATAGCTTGGAGGAACTGCAGACGCAGTTCGAGGAGCTGTTCCTGAGACCGGACGCCTACGCTCGGCCGTCCAAGCCATCGTCGTCATCCTTCAGTTCCGGG CAGGACGACGCTTGTAAGTCGTCAAAGAGAGTGGCGGGGAGCAGGAAGCAGTAG
- the LOC100823179 gene encoding uncharacterized protein LOC100823179 isoform X2 encodes MAGHGEKSGGGGGLYAVLGVASDCSASELRSAYKKLAMKWHPDKCADAGSSGGGSEAAKARFQKIQGAYAVLSDPNKRILYDVGAYDSDGDDDGAGEILGDILEAMNQTVPHENGEGDSLEELQTQFEELFLRPDAYARPSKPSSSSFSSGDDACKSSKRVAGSRKQ; translated from the exons ATGGCCGGCCATGGAgagaagagcggcggcggcggcggcctctaCGCCGTGCTCGGCGTCGCCAGCGACTGCTCCGCCTCCGAGCTGCGCAGCGCCTACAAAAAGCTCGCCATG AAATGGCACCCGGACAAGTGTGCGGATGCGGGCTCCTCCGGCGGGGGCTCGGAGGCGGCCAAGGCGCGGTTCCAGAAGATCCAGGGAGCATATGCAG TTCTCTCGGACCCCAACAAGCGCATCCTTTATGACGTCGGTGCCTACGACAGCGACGGCGACGATGAC GGTGCAGGCGAAATTCTCGGAGACATCCTCGAGGCGATGAACCAGACGGTCCCACAC GAGAACGGGGAAGGAGATAGCTTGGAGGAACTGCAGACGCAGTTCGAGGAGCTGTTCCTGAGACCGGACGCCTACGCTCGGCCGTCCAAGCCATCGTCGTCATCCTTCAGTTCCGGG GACGACGCTTGTAAGTCGTCAAAGAGAGTGGCGGGGAGCAGGAAGCAGTAG
- the LOC104584225 gene encoding uncharacterized protein LOC104584225: protein MASKCKITLLVLATQLLLAAAAPTATTPTTPTATPGRPAVPAAPFPPQPFPVNEGEAAAAECWKAVVQATETCAGDLLRRLASPEPAVRVGPACCGVLRSLGDKCLRDLFPGSPFGRFYAPFVARACGGGIPRSATTTTTGGRQ, encoded by the coding sequence ATGGCCTCCAAGTGCAAGATCACCCTGCTCGTACTCGCAacccagctcctcctcgctgcagCTGCACCCACCGCAACGACACCGACTACCCCAACGGCCACTCCCGGGCGTCCCGCCGTCCCGGCAGCGCCATTCCCCCCGCAGCCATTCCCGGTCAAcgagggcgaggcggcggcggctgaatGCTGGAAGGCGGTGGTGCAGGCGACCGAGACCTGCGCCGGGGATCTCCTCCGGCGGCTGGCCTCCCCCGAGCCCGCCGTCCGCGTCGGCCCGGCATGCTGTGGCGTGCTCCGGAGCCTCGGCGACAAGTGCCTCCGCGACCTCTTCCCCGGCTCCCCGTTCGGCCGCTTCTACGCTCCCTTCGTCGCCCgcgcttgcggcggcggcatccccagaagcgccaccaccaccactacCGGCGGCCGCCAGTAA
- the LOC100845921 gene encoding subtilisin-like protease SBT1.5 → MVVVRLLLLLAVVAGVRGGEDADASRTYIVRVDADAKPSAFPTHAHWYESAVLAASGPGGEWPEGGPLIHTYSAALHGFSARMSPSAAAALAGAPGVAAVVPERVRHLATTRSPGFLGLLSSPPSAILADSDFGSDLVIAIIDTGISPAHRSFHDRGLGPVPPKWRGVCASGPGFPPNSCNRKLVGARFFSAGYEATSGRMNETAEVRSPLDNDGHGTHTASIAAGRYVFPASTLGYARGVASGMAPKARLAAYKVCWAGGCFDSDILAAFDAAVAEGVDVVSLSVGGVVVPYYLDAIAIGAFGATEAGIVVSASAGNGGPGGLTVTNVAPWMTTVGAGSMDRAFPANVRLGNGQVLDGVSVYGGPVLQSGKMYELVYAGTSSGAASASSSGDGYSASMCLDGSLDPAAVRGKIVVCDRGVNSRAAKGDVVHRAGGVGMVLANGVFDGEGLVADCHVLPASAVGAASGEKLRKYIASSTQQKPATGTILFQGTHLGVHPAPVVAAFSARGPNPQSPEILKPDLIAPGLNILAAWPNGVGPAGIPSDGRRTEFNILSGTSMACPHISGLAALLKAAHPTWSPAAIKSALMTTAYIKDNRNGTMVDESTGKVADVFDFGAGHVDPMLAMDPGLIYDITPGDYVSFLCNLNYTGQNIRAITRRPADCRGARRAGHAGNLNYPSLSATFVADGIKPTMKTHFIRTVTNVGGGRSVYHATVRAPAGSNVTVQPKQLAFRRDGQKLSFTVHVETAAPVRAKKMEPGSSEVRSGTLTWRDGRHAVNSPIVVTLQAPVQ, encoded by the coding sequence ATGGTGGTGGTAaggctgctcctcctccttgctgTCGTCGCCGGCGTACGCGGTGGAGAGGATGCAGATGCCTCGAGGACGTACATCGTGCGGGTGGATGCTGACGCGAAGCCGTCCGCTTTCCCGACGCACGCGCACTGGTACGAGTCGGCGGTGCTGGCGGCGTCCGGGCCGGGCGGGGAGTGGCCGGAGGGCGGCCCGCTGATCCACACCTACTCCGCGGCCCTCCACGGGTTCTCGGCGCGGATGTCcccctcggcggcggcggcgctggcgggcGCTCCCGGGGTGGCCGCCGTGGTGCCGGAGCGCGTCCGCCACCTCGCCACCACGCGCTCCCCGGGATTCCTCGGGCTCCTGTCCTCCCCGCCCTCGGCGATTCTCGCGGACTCCGACTTCGGCTCCGACCTCGTCATCGCCATCATCGACACCGGCATCTCGCCCGCCCACCGCAGCTTCCACGACCGTGGGCTCGGCCCTGTGCCGCCCAAGTGGCGCGGCGTGTGCGCGTCGGGCCCCGGGTTCCCCCCCAACTCCTGCAACCGCAAGCTCGTGGGCGCCCGGTTCTTCTCCGCGGGGTACGAGGCCACCTCCGGCCGGATGAACGAGACCGCCGAGGTCAGGTCGCCGCTCGACAACGACGGGCACGGGACACACACGGCGTCCATCGCCGCGGGCCGCTACGTGTTCCCGGCGTCCACACTCGGCTACGCGCGCGGCGTGGCCTCCGGGATGGCGCCcaaggcgcgcctcgccgcgtACAAGGTGTGCTGGGCGGGCGGCTGCTTCGACTCCGACATCCTGGCCGCcttcgacgccgccgtcgccgaagGCGTCGACGTCGTGTCTCTcagcgtcggcggcgtcgtcgtccCCTACTACCTCGACGCCATCGCGATAGGGGCGTTCGGCGCGACGGAGGCCGGGATCGTCGTGTCGGCTTCGGCCGGCAATGGCGGCCCCGGCGGGCTCACGGTGACCAATGTCGCGCCCTGGATGACCACCGTGGGAGCTGGGTCCATGGACCGCGCCTTCCCGGCCAACGTGCGGCTCGGCAACGGCCAAGTGCTCGACGGCGTGAGCGTGTACGGCGGGCCCGTGCTGCAGTCCGGCAAGATGTACGAGCTTGTATACGCGGGGACAAGCAGCGGCGCTGCCTCTGCCTcgtcctccggcgacggctACTCGGCGTCGATGTGCCTCGACGGGTCGCTGGACCCGGCCGCCGTGCGCGGGAAGATCGTGGTGTGCGACCGCGGCGTGAACTCTCGCGCCGCAAAAGGAGACGTGGTTcaccgcgccggcggcgtcgggatGGTGCTTGCCAATGGCGTGTTCGACGGCGAGGGCCTCGTGGCCGACTGCCACGTCCTGCCCGCCAgcgccgtcggcgccgcctccggggAGAAGCTCCGTAAGTACATCGCATCTTCCACACAGCAGAAGCCGGCCACGGGCACTATCCTCTTCCAAGGCACTCATCTCGGCGTGCATCCAGCGCCGGTGGTGGCTGCCTTCTCTGCGCGTGGGCCGAACCCCCAATCCCCGGAGATACTCAAACCGGACCTGATAGCCCCTGGTCTGAACATCCTCGCTGCATGGCCCAACGGCGTCGGTCCGGCAGGAATTCCCTCCGATGGCCGCCGCACAGAATTCAACATCCTCTCCGGCACCTCCATGGCATGTCCGCACATTTCCGGCCTCGCCGCGTTGCTCAAGGCCGCGCACCCTACCTGGAGCCCCGCGGCGATCAAGTCGGCGCTCATGACCACCGCCTACATCAAGGACAACAGAAACGGCACCATGGTCGACGAGTCCACCGGCAAGGTGGCCGACGTGTTCGACTTCGGCGCCGGGCATGTCGACCCGATGCTTGCCATGGACCCTGGCCTGATCTACGACATCACCCCCGGAGACTACGTCAGCTTCCTCTGCAACCTGAACTACACCGGGCAGAACATCCGTGCGATCACTCGGCGCCCCGCAGACTGCCGTGGCGCGCGCCGAGCCGGCCACGCCGGCAACCTCAACTACCCGTCCCTGTCCGCAACGTTCGTTGCTGATGGCATCAAACCGACGATGAAGACCCACTTCATCCGGACGGTGACCAacgttggcggcggccgatCGGTTTACCACGCGACCGTCAGAGCGCCTGCGGGGAGCAATGTGACCGTGCAGCCGAAGCAGCTGGCGTTCCGGCGCGACGGGCAGAAACTAAGCTTCACGGTGCAcgtggagacggcggcgcccgTGCGGGCGAAGAAGATGGAGCCCGGGAGCTCGGAGGTGAGGAGCGGGACGTTGACATGGAGAGACGGCAGGCACGCCGTCAATAGCCCCATCGTCGTCACACTACAAGCGCCAGTGCAGTAG